One genomic region from Esox lucius isolate fEsoLuc1 chromosome 24, fEsoLuc1.pri, whole genome shotgun sequence encodes:
- the LOC105007266 gene encoding uncharacterized protein LOC105007266 isoform X1 has protein sequence MKADPDLHLCRRGVVLVRSTSRAEYPLHTTTRPPMSTRTPTDIRSSTDTGSQPNENQKVVTTANDTPTPANTSSLNCTQRTSTAPPPTTPVITDSTHTSSNATGGDNPSQDQTTVVPPSTEPTSTVTTGTPQLVQTIGQSEAKVTTAAGTDVVQTTMTGARQGSSDAIGYVILFFILMAIFFVLFGIYFLRKKSRRYSFDLQRPGYDHETPLTGMEQPGTFEPTKEKAGGFESISQGGAEGRAEEDPQTPVPNGSAGEPDATMSPGENAIEKKDDDDDEDIFNLCSEISLTPPVKRVGFSLDLDLSDKLSNKSDAGDKEQNANNNNVAMAIFPDTLGLTFDPMGSVGVFSDISLDV, from the exons ATGAAAGCGGACCCAGATTTACACCTGTGCAGAAGAG GTGTAGTACTGGTCCGGTCCACTTCAAGAGCAGAATACCCATTACATACGACAACAAGACCCCCTATGAGCACAAGAACCCCTACAGACATAAGATCCTCTACAGACACAGGATCACAGCCAAACGAGAACCAGAAGGTCGTTACCACAGCCAATGACACTCCCACACCCGCTAACACATCCTCACTCAACTGCACCCAGAGGACTTCCACAGCCCCGCCGCCCACGACCCCGGTCATAACGGACTCCACCCACACCAGCAGCAATGCCACGGGTGGCGACAACCCGTCCCAGGACCAGACCACGGTCGTACCCCCGTCAACCGAACCCACTTCGACCGTTACCACAGGGACACCGCAGCTGGTGCAAACCATCGGCCAATCAGAGGCAAAGGTGACCACTGCCGCGGGGACAGATGTCGTTCAGACCACCATGACAGGCGCACGACAGG GATCCAGTGATGCAATAG GTTACGTAATCCTGTTCTTCATATTAATGGCCATTTTCTTTGTGCTGTTTGGTATCTACTTCCTGAGAAAGAAGTCCAGG AGATACTCGTTTGACCTGCAACGACCAGGTTACGACCATGAGACCCCGCTCACTGGCATGGAACAACCCGGAACCTTTGAACCCACCAAAG AGAAGGCTGGAGGGTTTGAGAGCATTAGCCAGGGTGGGGCTGAGGGCAGGGCTGAGGAAGACCCCCAGACCCCGGTGCCCAACGGGTCGGCTGGGGAGCCCGACGCCACCATGTCCCCTGGAGAGAACG CAATAGAGAAgaaggatgatgatgatgatgaagacatCTTCAATCTCTGCTCTGAGATCAGTCTGACTCCACCAGTGAAGAGGGTGGGCTTTAGCTTGGACCTGGACCTGAGTGACAAGCTGTCAAACAAGTCAGACGCTGGAGACAAGGAGCAGAATGCCAACAACAATAATGTTGCTATGGCAATTTTCCCTGACACTCTTggcctgacctttgaccccatgGGTTCAGTTGGTGTTTTCAGTGACATCAGTCTGGatgtatag
- the LOC105007266 gene encoding uncharacterized protein LOC105007266 isoform X2 codes for MQLLWSHLFLLGVVLVRSTSRAEYPLHTTTRPPMSTRTPTDIRSSTDTGSQPNENQKVVTTANDTPTPANTSSLNCTQRTSTAPPPTTPVITDSTHTSSNATGGDNPSQDQTTVVPPSTEPTSTVTTGTPQLVQTIGQSEAKVTTAAGTDVVQTTMTGARQGSSDAIGYVILFFILMAIFFVLFGIYFLRKKSRRYSFDLQRPGYDHETPLTGMEQPGTFEPTKEKAGGFESISQGGAEGRAEEDPQTPVPNGSAGEPDATMSPGENAIEKKDDDDDEDIFNLCSEISLTPPVKRVGFSLDLDLSDKLSNKSDAGDKEQNANNNNVAMAIFPDTLGLTFDPMGSVGVFSDISLDV; via the exons GTGTAGTACTGGTCCGGTCCACTTCAAGAGCAGAATACCCATTACATACGACAACAAGACCCCCTATGAGCACAAGAACCCCTACAGACATAAGATCCTCTACAGACACAGGATCACAGCCAAACGAGAACCAGAAGGTCGTTACCACAGCCAATGACACTCCCACACCCGCTAACACATCCTCACTCAACTGCACCCAGAGGACTTCCACAGCCCCGCCGCCCACGACCCCGGTCATAACGGACTCCACCCACACCAGCAGCAATGCCACGGGTGGCGACAACCCGTCCCAGGACCAGACCACGGTCGTACCCCCGTCAACCGAACCCACTTCGACCGTTACCACAGGGACACCGCAGCTGGTGCAAACCATCGGCCAATCAGAGGCAAAGGTGACCACTGCCGCGGGGACAGATGTCGTTCAGACCACCATGACAGGCGCACGACAGG GATCCAGTGATGCAATAG GTTACGTAATCCTGTTCTTCATATTAATGGCCATTTTCTTTGTGCTGTTTGGTATCTACTTCCTGAGAAAGAAGTCCAGG AGATACTCGTTTGACCTGCAACGACCAGGTTACGACCATGAGACCCCGCTCACTGGCATGGAACAACCCGGAACCTTTGAACCCACCAAAG AGAAGGCTGGAGGGTTTGAGAGCATTAGCCAGGGTGGGGCTGAGGGCAGGGCTGAGGAAGACCCCCAGACCCCGGTGCCCAACGGGTCGGCTGGGGAGCCCGACGCCACCATGTCCCCTGGAGAGAACG CAATAGAGAAgaaggatgatgatgatgatgaagacatCTTCAATCTCTGCTCTGAGATCAGTCTGACTCCACCAGTGAAGAGGGTGGGCTTTAGCTTGGACCTGGACCTGAGTGACAAGCTGTCAAACAAGTCAGACGCTGGAGACAAGGAGCAGAATGCCAACAACAATAATGTTGCTATGGCAATTTTCCCTGACACTCTTggcctgacctttgaccccatgGGTTCAGTTGGTGTTTTCAGTGACATCAGTCTGGatgtatag